In Betta splendens chromosome 19, fBetSpl5.4, whole genome shotgun sequence, the following proteins share a genomic window:
- the rasd1 gene encoding dexamethasone-induced Ras-related protein 1 isoform X1, with product MIKKMSPSESDFDIPAKNCYRMVILGSTKVGKTAIVSRFLNGRFDEQYTPTIEDFHRKLYSIKGDVYQLDILDTSGNHPFPAMRRLSILTGDVFILVFSLDNRDSFLEVQRLKRQIHETKSCLKNKIKENIDVPLVICGNKGDREFYREVQQAEIDQLVAGDDKCEYFEISAKRNENVDKMFQTLFTLAKLPHEMSPDLHRKVSVQYCDMLHRKSLKNKKLKDIGEAYGVVAPCARRPSVHSDLMYIKEKAVGGGQSKDKERCVIC from the exons ATGATTAAGAAAATGTCGCCCTCCGAAAGCGACTTCGACATCCCGGCAAAGAACTGCTACCGCATGGTGATTTTGGGCTCCACCAAAGTTGGGAAAACGGCCATCGTGTCCCGGTTCCTGAACGGGAGGTTCGACGAGCAGTACACGCCGACCATCGAGGACTTTCACAGGAAACTGTACAGCATCAAGGGGGACGTTTACCAGCTGGACATACTGGATACGTCGGGAAACCACCCGTTCCCCGCCATGAGGAGGCTGTCCATCCTGACAG GTGACGTGTTCATCCTCGTCTTCAGCCTGGACAACCGGGACTCCTTCCTGGAGGTGCAGCGGCTCAAGCGGCAGATCCACGAGACCAAGTCGTGCCTGAAGAACAAGATCAAGGAGAACATCGACGTGCCGCTGGTCATCTGCGGCAACAAGGGCGACCGAGAGTTCTACCGGGAGGTGCAGCAGGCGGAGATCGACCAGCTGGTGGCCGGCGACGACAAGTGCGAGTACTTCGAGATCTCCGCCAAGCGCAACGAGAACGTGGATAAGATGTTCCAGACGCTCTTCACTTTGGCCAAACTGCCTCACGAGATGAGCCCCGACCTCCACCGGAAGGTGTCCGTGCAGTACTGCGACATGCTGCACCGAAAGTCGCTGAAGAACAAGAAGCTGAAGGACATTGGCGAGGCGTACGGCGTGGTGGCCCCGTGCGCGCGCAGGCCGAGCGTGCACAGCGACCTCatgtacatcaaggagaaggcggTGGGCGGCGGCCAGAGCAAAGACAAGGAGAGGTGCGTGATCTGTTAA
- the rasd1 gene encoding dexamethasone-induced Ras-related protein 1 isoform X2 gives MIKKMSPSESDFDIPAKNCYRMVILGSTKVGKTAIVSRFLNGRFDEQYTPTIEDFHRKLYSIKGDVYQLDILDTSGNHPFPAMRRLSILTDPRDQVVPEEQDQGEHRRAAGHLRQQGRPRVLPGGAAGGDRPAGGRRRQVRVLRDLRQAQRERG, from the exons ATGATTAAGAAAATGTCGCCCTCCGAAAGCGACTTCGACATCCCGGCAAAGAACTGCTACCGCATGGTGATTTTGGGCTCCACCAAAGTTGGGAAAACGGCCATCGTGTCCCGGTTCCTGAACGGGAGGTTCGACGAGCAGTACACGCCGACCATCGAGGACTTTCACAGGAAACTGTACAGCATCAAGGGGGACGTTTACCAGCTGGACATACTGGATACGTCGGGAAACCACCCGTTCCCCGCCATGAGGAGGCTGTCCATCCTGACAG ATCCACGAGACCAAGTCGTGCCTGAAGAACAAGATCAAGGAGAACATCGACGTGCCGCTGGTCATCTGCGGCAACAAGGGCGACCGAGAGTTCTACCGGGAGGTGCAGCAGGCGGAGATCGACCAGCTGGTGGCCGGCGACGACAAGTGCGAGTACTTCGAGATCTCCGCCAAGCGCAACGAGAACGTGGATAA